Genomic segment of Oceanimonas sp. GK1:
ACCGCCGACAGCGGCAGGTTGACCCGGAACAGCATGGCCCCAAAGGCCGCCGCCACCATCTGAAAGGGAATCGGCATCCAGGCGCAGAACAGCCCCACCGCAAAGGCGCCGGCGGCCGAATGGCGGTTCAGATGCCAGAGGTTGGTGTCGTGCAGCCGGCTGCCAAACAGGCTCAGGTATTTGTGGTTTCTGATGGTGCCGTGTTCGGGCATCAGACGTTTCAGGATCTTTCTTGGCATCTGCTCCAGGTCCGCAATACTTACCGGATGGACAAGCGGCTGTTCTTTTTCTGTGCCGGCGTTACCAGCACCCTGGTCTGGCCCTGGTTGCCGGCCTGGGATGCATGGCTGCTGCCGGCGATGATCGGCGTTCTCTGCTGGCGCTCCCGGCCCGCGCTGGCCGGTTTCTGGCTGGGGTTTGCTTGGGTACTGTGTTTCAGCCACTGGCATCTGGCCTGGCTTAACGCGCCGGGGGTGGGGGAGCGCAGCCAGCTGATTACTGCCAGTGTAGTCGACGTTCAGCCCCGGCACGATGGCGCCAGCCGGCTGATTGTCGGCCTGTCGCACCTTGATGGTCAAGCACTTTTCCCCCGCCCCGTGGTCTTGCTGAGCTGGTATGGCGCCGTCGCTCCCCCTCAAAAAGGAGATTCTTTCAGCGCCATCACTCGCCTTTACCCGCCCCATGCCCTGGCCAATCCCGGCAGCTTCAACAGCGCCCGCTGGCTGCTGGGCCAGGGCATGACCGCCCGGGGGTATATCACCGGCACCCTGGCTCATCAACAGACGGCTCCCGGCCTCAGGGCACGGTTGCTGGCCCGTTTTAACGAGGCCACCGCCGGGCTTGGTGCAGCACCCTGGCTCAGGGCGCTGGGCTTTGGCGAGCGCGGCGAACTTCGTCCGGACGACTGGGACATGCTGCGGGCCCTGGGCGTGAGTCATTTGTTTGCCATTTCCGGGCTGCATATTGGCCTGGTGGCGGGGCTGGGCTGGCTGGCCGGGCGGCTCAGCGGCCATCACACCGCCGGCCTGGTGGCTGCCCTGGCGCTGGCCACCGGTTATGCCTGGCTGGCCGGGTTTGGCGTGGCCACCCAGCGGGCGCTGCTGATGCTGGTGGTGTGGCTGGGGCTGCTGTGGTGGGGGCGGTTCTGGAGCGGCCGGCGCATTCTGTTGCTGACCATGGCGCTGTTGTTGCTGTTCGATCCCTGGCTGGCGCTGAACCAGGGATTCTGGTTGTCGGCGCTGGCGGTGGCGGCCCTGTTGTTGCTGGCCGGCGGACTGGGGCGCCCCGGCCTCGTCAGGTTGCAGCTGGGGCTTGGCATTCTGTTGCTGCCACTGGTGATGCTGCTGTTCGGTGGCATCAGCTGGTTGTCGGTGCCGGTCAACCTGGTGCTGATCCCGCTGTTCTCGCTGCTGCTGATCCCCCTGTTGTTGCTGGCCTGTGCGCTGTTGCTGACAGGGCCCGGCGTGGCGGCGCCGGTCTTTGGGCTGCTGAACGCTGTGTTTACGCCGCTGATGCACGGACTGCACGGGCTTGCCGAGTATTTCTCACCCTGGGCCGAGCTGTCGGCGCTGACGCAGGGGCTGGTGTTGTTGATCTTGCTGCTGCCGGGACTGGCGGCGTTGCCGGCGGCCCGCTGGCTGGGGCTGGCCCTTGGCTGGCTTGCGATGTTGGCGCTCTGGCCCGGGCCGGCCTGGCAGGTACGGGTGCTGGACGTGGGGCAGGGGCTGTCGGTGCTGGTCACCCAAGGCAAGCGGGCGTTGCTCTATGACACCGGCAACCGCTTTCCCTCCGGCTTCAACATGGCGGACGGGGTCATTTTACCGCTGCTGGTGCGCCTGGGTATCGATGAACTCGACTACCTGGTGATAAGCCATGACGACAGCGATCACAGTGCCAACCGGGATTATCTGGCCACACAGGTACCGGTGCACCACCGCTGGGGCGCCTGGCCCAGGGGCATGCCCTGCCGGGCCGGCCAGCAACGCCAGTGGGGAGGGCTGACGCTGCACATGCTGTGGCCGGTGGCGAGCAGCGGCCACAGCAACAACGACTCCTGTGTATTGCGGATCTCCGACGGCACCCTCACGTTGTTGCTGACCGGCGATATTGAGCAACAGGCCGAGCAGGGGCTGCTGTCAAGGGGCATGCCGCTTCGGGCCCAGCTGTTGCTGAGCCCCCATCACGGCAGCCGCAGCTCGTCGAGCATGGCATTCATTCGGGCGGTGGCCCCGGTCAGCGTGGTGCATACGGCGGGGTTTGCCAACCGCTGGGGCTTTCCCGCTCCCGAGGTGGTGGCCCGTTACCGGGCCGCCGGTGTGCAGCAACGGGTGACCGGTGAGCAGGGCATGATCCACCTGGTGGCGAACGGCGACCACTGGCGGCCGGTGCATTCCCGCCGGCCCGGCCCCTGGTATCATCGGCTGGCGGCCTGGCGTGAAACTGGCAGGACTTCGGCTAAGTCGTTAGAATAGCGCCTCGTTTTTTACGGCAGAGACCTTATGTCCCAAGATGCACACTCCTCATCCTGGCCGGTGCTCAAGCGCCTGCTGGCTTATGTAAAGGAGCGCAAGCTCGGCCTGGTGGCCGCCATTATCGGCATGGCCGGTTACGCCGCCGTGGATACCACCTTTGTGTATTCCATCAAGCCGCTGATCGACGAGGGCCTGACCGGCGACAACCCGGCGGTGCTCAAGTGGATGCCGGTTTTCGTCATTGGTATTGTGTTCCTGCGCGGCCTCTGTACTTTTCTGTCGGGTTACTGCATGGCCTGGGTCGGCAATCATGTGGTGATGACGCTGCAGCAGCAGGTGTTCGACAAGCTGATGGCCATGCCGGTGGCATTTTTTGACAAGCACAATACCGGCAACCTGCT
This window contains:
- a CDS encoding DNA internalization-related competence protein ComEC/Rec2, with amino-acid sequence MDKRLFFFCAGVTSTLVWPWLPAWDAWLLPAMIGVLCWRSRPALAGFWLGFAWVLCFSHWHLAWLNAPGVGERSQLITASVVDVQPRHDGASRLIVGLSHLDGQALFPRPVVLLSWYGAVAPPQKGDSFSAITRLYPPHALANPGSFNSARWLLGQGMTARGYITGTLAHQQTAPGLRARLLARFNEATAGLGAAPWLRALGFGERGELRPDDWDMLRALGVSHLFAISGLHIGLVAGLGWLAGRLSGHHTAGLVAALALATGYAWLAGFGVATQRALLMLVVWLGLLWWGRFWSGRRILLLTMALLLLFDPWLALNQGFWLSALAVAALLLLAGGLGRPGLVRLQLGLGILLLPLVMLLFGGISWLSVPVNLVLIPLFSLLLIPLLLLACALLLTGPGVAAPVFGLLNAVFTPLMHGLHGLAEYFSPWAELSALTQGLVLLILLLPGLAALPAARWLGLALGWLAMLALWPGPAWQVRVLDVGQGLSVLVTQGKRALLYDTGNRFPSGFNMADGVILPLLVRLGIDELDYLVISHDDSDHSANRDYLATQVPVHHRWGAWPRGMPCRAGQQRQWGGLTLHMLWPVASSGHSNNDSCVLRISDGTLTLLLTGDIEQQAEQGLLSRGMPLRAQLLLSPHHGSRSSSSMAFIRAVAPVSVVHTAGFANRWGFPAPEVVARYRAAGVQQRVTGEQGMIHLVANGDHWRPVHSRRPGPWYHRLAAWRETGRTSAKSLE